In one Ictalurus furcatus strain D&B chromosome 28, Billie_1.0, whole genome shotgun sequence genomic region, the following are encoded:
- the tescb gene encoding tescalcin b — translation MGAFHSVPEDHHFRVLSEKTGFSLEQIKILHNRFKQLSHNDDALRKDDLNTLPDLASNPIRSQIVAAFFDRRNFQKGGEGSVQEIGFEEFLIVMSYFRAPSVHMTEEQREEIRRTKLRFLFNMHDTDNDGTITLEEYKHVVEELLSKSGSLGRETAKGIADAAMLEVASISVGHMGPDEFYEGITFEHFVKILKGIEIETRMHIRFLNVDTTSLCK, via the exons ATGGGGGCTTTTCATTCCGTACCGGAAGATCATCACTTTCGGGTTTTGTCTGAGAAGACAGGCT TTTCATTGGAGCAGATCAAGATACTTCATAATCGCTTCAAGCAGTTAAGCCACAATGACGATGCGCTACG GAAAGATGATCTCAACACACTTCCAGACCTAGCAAGCAACCCAATTCGATCCCAGATTGTAGCTGCTTTCTTTGACAGAAG AAACTTCCAGAAAGGAGGTGAAGGCTCAGTTCAAGAAATTGGCTTTGAGGAGTTCCTCATTGTCATGTCTTACTTCAGAGCTCCTTCAGTGCACATGACGGAGGAGCAGAGAGAAGAGATAAGGAGGACAAAACTGCGTT TCCTGTTTAACATGCATGATACTGACAATGATGGGACCATAACACTGGAGGAATACAAACAT GTGGTGGAGGAGCTGCTCTCCAAAAGTGGATCACTCGGAAGGGAGACAGCCAAGGGCATTGCAGATGCTGCCATGCTGGAGGTTGCTAGCATTTCAGTGGGTCACATG GGTCCAGATGAATTTTATGAGGGGATCACATTTGAGCATTTTGTTAAG ATTCTGAAAGGAATAGAAATTGAGACGAGGATGCACATCCGGTTCTTAAATGTGGACACAACAAGTCTATGCAAATGA